A part of Loxodonta africana isolate mLoxAfr1 chromosome 11, mLoxAfr1.hap2, whole genome shotgun sequence genomic DNA contains:
- the LOC100666907 gene encoding kallikrein-7 encodes MARSLLLPLLILLLSLALGAAEQKADGDRIIDGHPCPNHSQPSQVALLKGNQLHCGGVLLNKWWVLTAAHCMMNEYNVYMGSQVLNDRNAKKIRATKSIRHPGYSTQTHVNDIMLVKLRSPVKLSSSMKGVTLPSRCERPGTQCTVSGWGTTSSPNVKFPSELMCADVNLISHNDCSKIYKDLLGKSMLCAGIPGSKKNACNGDSGGPLMCKGTLQGLVSWGTFPCGQPNDPGVYTQVCDFVPWIKETMRKNR; translated from the exons ATGGCGAGATCCCTGCTCCTGCCTCTGTTGATCCTATTGCTGTCTTTGGCCTTGGGAGCTGCTGAACAAAAAG CTGATGGGGACAGGATTATTGATGGCCACCCATGTCCAAACCACTCCCAACCCTCGCAGGTGGCCCTGCTCAAGGGCAATCAACTACATTGTGGAGGCGTGCTGCTCAACAAGTGGTGGGTGCTCACCGCTGCCCACTGCATGATGAA TGAGTATAATGTGTACATGGGCAGTCAAGTACTGAACGACAGGAATGCCAAGAAGATCAGAGCCACAAAGTCAATCCGTCACCCTGGCTACTCCACACAGACTCATGTCAATGACATCATGCTGGTGAAGCTAAGGTCCCCAGTCAAGCTGTCATCTAGTATGAAGGGTGTCACTTTGCCCTCCCGATGCGAGCGCCCTGGAACCCAATGTACTGTCTCTGGCTGGGGCACCACCAGCAGCCCTAATG TGAAATTTCCATCAGAGCTCATGTGTGCAGATGTCAACCTCATCTCCCACAACGACTGCAGTAAGATTTACAAGGACCTGTTGGGCAAGTCAATGCTGTGTGCTGGCATCCCGGGCTCCAAGAAGAACGCCTGCAAT GGTGACTCAGGGGGACCACTGATGTGCAAAGGAACCCTGCAAGGCCTGGTGTCCTGGGGAACGTTCCCTTGTGGCCAGCCGAACGACCCAGGTGTTTACACCCAAGTCTGCGACTTTGTTCCTTGGATAAAGGAGACCATGAGAAAGAATAGATAA